A genomic stretch from Microtus pennsylvanicus isolate mMicPen1 chromosome 11, mMicPen1.hap1, whole genome shotgun sequence includes:
- the Limd2 gene encoding LIM domain-containing protein 2 — protein sequence MFQAAGAAQATPSHEAKGSSGSSTVQRSKSFSLRAQVKETCAACQKTVYPMERLVADKLIFHNSCFCCKHCHAKLSLGSYAALHGEFYCKPHFQQLFKSKGNYDEGFGRKQHKELWAHKEVDSGTKTA from the exons ATGTTCCAGGCTGCCGGAGCCGCCCAGGCCACCCCCTCTCAT GAAGCCAAAGGCAGCAGTGGCAGCAGCACGGTGCAGCGCTCCAAG TCCTTTAGCTTACGGGCTCAGGTGAAGGAGACCTGTGCAGCCTGCCAGAAGACTGTGTACCCTATGGAGCGGCTGGTGGCAGACAAGCTCATTTTCCACAACTCTTGCTTCTGTTGCAAACACTGCCACGCCAAACTCAG CTTGGGCAGTTATGCTGCACTGCACGGTGAATTTTACTGCAAACCTCACTTTCAGCAGCTGTTTAAGAGCAAAGGCAACTACGATGAGGGGTTTGGCCGTAAACAGCACAAGGAGCTCTGGGCCCACAAGGAGGTGGACTCAGGCACCAAGACAGCCTGA